In bacterium, the following proteins share a genomic window:
- the nfi gene encoding deoxyribonuclease V (cleaves DNA at apurinic or apyrimidinic sites) → MKLKAIHNWDVTIEEAKAIQLQLAPKVLAKGGPSIKDINFIAGCDVAFDIKNKIAYGSLVLMSYPDLEILSTISGEASLRFPYIPGFLTFREMEVLLKLFKKLEIIPDVVLADGQGIAHPRGIGLASHLGLFLDIPTIGCAKSRLVGTWEEVGPNKGDNSPLIYKSKEIGKVLRTRDNVKPIFVSPGHLISIENASRIALSATTKYRIPEPTRQADKMVAKYKNEVLCD, encoded by the coding sequence ATGAAATTAAAGGCAATTCATAACTGGGATGTCACAATCGAGGAAGCTAAGGCAATTCAATTACAGCTTGCCCCTAAAGTCCTAGCTAAAGGTGGGCCTTCCATAAAGGATATCAACTTTATCGCCGGATGCGATGTGGCTTTCGATATAAAAAACAAGATCGCCTATGGCTCCTTGGTACTCATGTCCTATCCCGACCTAGAAATCCTTTCGACTATTTCCGGAGAGGCTTCGCTGAGATTCCCATATATTCCGGGATTTCTTACTTTCCGTGAGATGGAAGTCCTTCTTAAGCTCTTTAAAAAGCTAGAAATAATTCCCGATGTAGTTTTAGCCGATGGACAAGGTATAGCCCATCCAAGAGGAATTGGCTTGGCCAGCCACCTCGGCCTGTTCCTAGACATCCCGACTATAGGTTGCGCAAAAAGCAGACTCGTAGGCACTTGGGAGGAAGTCGGCCCTAACAAAGGTGACAACTCGCCACTTATTTATAAATCGAAAGAGATCGGAAAGGTCTTGAGAACTCGCGACAATGTAAAACCAATATTCGTCTCGCCGGGACATCTTATTTCAATCGAAAATGCAAGCAGAATTGCCCTATCTGCCACAACAAAGTATCGAATACCCGAGCCTACAAGGCAGGCCGACAAAATGGTTGCAAAATATAAAAATGAGGTGTTGTGCGATTGA
- a CDS encoding Mut7-C RNAse domain-containing protein, protein MNKLDISFVVDVMLGRLARWLRLLGYSVYYDRFGEDSALLARAISGKSILLTRDHQLADRASQSGFLLESDDFREQLATVIKKFNLELKLFGDICPLCGGRIAQVPKETVEGEVPEYTYATHEVFKKCQACENIYWSGSHRELAIEQLKEIFMPFQEGNNEIKGNS, encoded by the coding sequence ATGAACAAATTAGATATCAGCTTCGTTGTAGATGTTATGCTTGGGCGACTTGCGCGCTGGCTAAGGCTTTTAGGATACAGTGTTTATTACGATAGATTCGGTGAAGATTCAGCATTATTGGCGCGTGCTATCTCGGGAAAAAGTATCCTGCTGACTCGCGATCACCAGCTCGCGGACAGGGCTAGTCAATCAGGCTTTCTACTGGAATCGGATGACTTTCGCGAGCAACTGGCTACAGTAATAAAAAAATTCAACCTCGAATTGAAACTGTTCGGCGATATCTGCCCGCTCTGCGGAGGAAGAATCGCGCAAGTGCCAAAGGAAACAGTCGAGGGCGAGGTTCCTGAATATACATACGCAACTCACGAGGTGTTCAAAAAATGCCAGGCTTGCGAAAATATATATTGGTCAGGCAGTCACAGAGAATTGGCCATCGAACAATTGAAAGAAATATTTATGCCTTTTCAAGAGGGAAATAATGAAATTAAAGGCAATTCATAA